A region of Ochotona princeps isolate mOchPri1 chromosome 2, mOchPri1.hap1, whole genome shotgun sequence DNA encodes the following proteins:
- the TMEM35B gene encoding transmembrane protein 35B — protein sequence MALSLAALRILLGSFFVLTGAAKLAPIAAPVSQQMRALFVRFAEVFPLRVFGYQPDSVSYQTAVGWLEVLAGSLLLVGPPLLQRVSTMFLILLMMGAIFTLMFLKQSLSTCIPAFVCLWLLLLLDVCQLLPQTEKVARPSRRRKTSSMLKESWE from the exons ATGGCGCTGTCGCTGGCTGCGCTGCGCATCCTGCTGGGCAGTTTTTTCGTGCTCACGGGGGCGGCCAAGCTCGCGCCCATCGCGGCCCCTGTGTCGCAACAGATG AGAGCCCTGTTCGTGCGCTTTGCCGAGGTGTTCCCATTGAGAGTGTTCGGCTACCAGCCAGACTCTGTGAGCTACCAAACAGCAGTGGGCTGGCTGGAGGTGCTGGCAGGCTCACTGCTGCTCGTGGGCCCACCGCTGCTGCAACGCGTCAGTACCATGTTCCTGATCTTGCTCATGATGG GGGCCATTTTCACTTTGATGTTTCTGAAACAATCCCTGAGCACCTGCATCCCGGCCTTCGTCTGCCTGTGGCTCCTGCTGCTTCTGGATGTCTGCCAGCTCTTACCCCAAACTGAGAAGGTGGCCAgacccagcaggaggaggaagacatCTAGCATGCTCAAGGAATCCTGGGAGTAG